The Sorangiineae bacterium MSr11954 DNA segment CAGCGCGTGCTCGTGCGCATCTTCTGACGACGGCCGGCGTCCACGCATGACGCGCCCCAGGTGCGCGAGCGCGTCCCAGGTGCGCGAGCGCGTCCCAGGTGCGCGGGCGCGCCCCAGGTGCGCGGGCGCGCCCCAGGTGCCGACACGTCCGAGGTACCCGGCGCGCCCGCCCGCGCCGTACGCTCCGCCCGCGCCCTACGCCCCGCCCGCGCCTACGTTCCGCCGCGCCGCACGCCGACGGCGTTCGCAAAGAGCGCATCTTTCACGGCCTGCGCCCGATCGCGCGAGACGGGCACCAGGCAAGCCCGCTCGCCGAGCTGCACCGAGAGCTCCGCCATCTCCTTGTCGTAGCGCCGCACGAACGCCGGTTGAATGAGCCAATTGCGGTGCACGCGAAGAAAGGTGCCCTCGAAGGTGGTCTCGAGCGCCGACAGCGACAGATCGACGGAGAAGCGCCCGCCCGCGCAGTGCGCAAAGCAAAGCCGCGAAGAGGCTTCGAAGGCGAGGATCTCCTCCAGCGGCACGAACACCAAGGTCGACCCATCGCGCGCGACGATGCGGCGCGGAAAGGGCGCGACCTCCGGCGCGGGCCGCCGTTTGGCGATCAGGCGCTCCACGCACTGGATCACGCGCGGCGCCGTGAACGGCTTGAGCAGGTAATCGGCCACCCCCAAATCGAACGCGTGCAGCGCATGATCCGGCAGCGCCGTGGCGAGCACGAACAGGAGCGGATGCCGCCCCGAGACCTCCTTGATCCATCGAAGACCGGAGGTGTCCCCCATCGTCCCCGTGAGCATGATGTCGACGAACACGCTGTCGATGCCCAGGCAGGCGTTGTCCAAGGCCTGCGTCGCTTCGTCGAGGGTGGCCACCGCGGCAACGATGTCCACCTGCGACGTTCGCTGGAGGAGCTCGACCAAGTAGTTGCGCGCCGGCCACTCGTCCTCGACGACCAACGTGCGAAGGGGGAGACTCATGGGCCGCGGTGAATCTACAACGCGCGACCTCGGTGCGCCTATGCTCTACGCGAAGGTGAGCGTGGCGCGCGTTCCGCCATGGGTGCTCTCGAGCTGCAAGGTGGCGTCCGGGGACTCCAGCGCCAGGCGCCTTCGAACCATTTCGAGGCCTCGCGCGCCATCGCGTGGTGCCTCGCTCGGCAAGCCCGGCCCATTGTCCTCGATGGTGACGACGAGCTGTTCCTTTTCCGACCGCGCCGAGAGCCGGATTCGGCCGTTGGAGCGCCGCCGGAGCGCCCCGTGCTGCACGGCGTTTTCGACGAGCGGCTGCAAAACGAGCGCGGGCACCCGATGGGCGCGAAGCGCAGGGTCGACGTCCCACTCGAAGGCGAGCCGCCCCGGGTGGCGCGTCTCGAGGATGGCCGTGTAGCGCTCCAACCACTCGAGCTCTTCCCCCAGGGTGCGCTCCCGATCATCCGATTTGCGCACCAGATCCCGCAGCAAGGTTCCGAGATCGCCCACCAGCTGCCGCGCGGTTTCGGGCTCTTCCGTCATGACCCCGCTGATGGCGTTGAGCGTATTGAGCACGAAGTGCGGCTCGAGTGTGGTGCGAAGTCGGTAAAGCTCCATCTCACGCCGCAGGTGGCGCGCCTCCGATGCGCGCTCGAACGCCTCGCGAAGGGCGGTCGGGTAGAGAAACGCCAAGGTCCAAAGGGCGAGAACGAGACCGGAATCGACGAACCCCGTCACGAACGAGTACATGGCGGTGTCGGGTTCGCCCGCATCGGGTGGTAGGAGCCCCCACGATGGGAATCGATGGCGAATGGCCACATAGATGGCATCACCCATGGCGCTCATCGCGCCCGCCACCAAGAGGCCAATCAGCGCGGCCCGCTTGGGCCCGTGGCCGCGCCGCATGCTCTGATTGAATGCCACCGTGAGCACCACCATCTCGCCGGAGAGCCAAATCGATCCAATGAGGAAATCGGCCAGGGTGGGCAGCGCGTTTGGAACGCCAAATGCGGCGCGTGTCAAGTCGCGCACGTAAAGAACGGAGAGCGCGGCGAGAAGCCCCAAGAGAATCGATTTCGGCTTTGCCACGCGGATGAGGATATCATTGCCGAATGAGTTTGCGCACTTGGACGCCCCTCGCGTCGGCCGCTGCGTTCGCGCTCGCTTTTCTCCACCTCGAAGCCTCTGCCCGGGCCACGAGCTGCGTGGAGGATCGCGACTGTCCCTCCGCCACCCCCGCCTGCAACGCCGGGCTCTGCGCGGAGTGCACCCCCACGAACACCGCGCGATGCACGGCGCGCTCCCCCCGCTGCCTCATGCCCTTTGGCATCTGCGGCTGTGAGAGCTCCGAGCAGTGCGGACCTGGTCTGCTCTGCACGCGCCCCGCGCCCGCCTCGGGCTCACCTCCCTATTGCACGGGAGGGTGCACCGGGACGGGGCAGGGGACGTGCCCATCCGGCTACCAATGCAACGCCCAAGGCCAGTGCGACCTTCGTTGCGTCCCCCTAACGCCCAATCAGTGCCCGTTCGCGCCGCGCAACATCTGCCCGGTCCTGCCCTTGATCACCTGCGTGGAGTGCGTGACCAACGGCGACTGCGCCGGAAAAACCGGCGCCGAGGTGTGCGACTTCGCCAACGACTGCGTCCAGTGCGAGAGGGACACGGATTGCACGCGCGCCCCCGCCAGCCCGCACGGCCCGAGGTGCATCGGCAGCGGGAAGCAACGCAGTTGCGGATGCAACGCCGATACCGACTGCGGCCCCGGCCGCATCTGCGACGAGACCGTGCAGGCGTGCATCGAGGGCTGCCGGTTGCCCGATGGCGGCAAGTGCCCGCCGGGCACCCAGTGCCGCATGGCCGACGCCGGCGGCGAACGATGCGTGGCCATCCCCGACGCCGGCCCCCCGCCCGACTCCGGTCCCCGAAGGGACGCCGGCGGATCCTCCGGCGATGGCGGCAGCGACGGCGGAAGGAGCGACGCAGGCTCCCGCGGCGACGGTGATATCGCAGCTTCGCTCGAGGGCGGAGGCTGCTCGTGCACGTTATCGCCGGCCGAAGATGCGCTCCCCCTCGGCGGCCTCGCCGCGCTCGGCGGTCTGTTGGCGCTGTTCGGGCGGCGCCGCCGCGTCAAAGAAACGCGCGGATCTGCGTGAGCACCTCGGCGGGGCGCTCCTCGGGCAAAAAGTGTCCGCACTCGGGGACCATTTGGCCGCGCACGTCGGTGGCGTAGGCGCTCCAAATGTCGAGAACGGGAATCTTTTGCAAGAAGCTCTCCGAGCCCCACAAGAGCAAGAGCGGCATCTTCAAACGAACGCCCGCGGCGGACGACGCATCGTCATCGTTCAAATCCGTGGGGAACGAAGCGCGGTAATCCGAAAACCCCGCCCGCAGCGCCCCGGGGGCCGAGAAGGCGCGCACGTACTCCTCGATGGCGGAGGCGGGCAGGCCGTGGCGGTTGTACGTCCATTTCTCGAAGAAATACCCGAGGTAGCCCGCGACATCGTTGCCCACGAGGCGCTCGGGGAGATCCGGCTGGAGGTGGAACCACCAGTGCCAATAACCGGTGGTCACCGCGAAATCGATATGCCGGAGCACCTCGCGCGTGGGCAGAATATCCATCAGCACCAGGCGTTCGACTTGATCGGGCCGGTCGAGCGCCCAGCGATGGGCCACGCGCGCGCCCCGGTCGTGCCCGATGACGATGACCTTTTCGAACCCCAATTTCTCGACCAGCTGCGCGATGTCCGCCGCCATGGTGCGCTTGTCGTAGCCGGTGGCCGGCTTGTCCGTACGCCCGTAGCCGCGCAGATCGGGTGCGACCACCGTGTGGGTGCGCGCCAGCTCCGGAATCACATGGCGCCAGCAATGGCTCGTTTGCGGCCAACCGTGTAGAAGCACGATCAAAGGGCCCTTCCCCGCGCGCAAATAATGCAACCGCAGACTGCTTCCATTGACATTTACATTTGCAACTTCACCCGCAATTTCACCTTGAGACATGGCTCGCTCCTCTCACCCCTGCCGTTCTTCGAGGGGCGCCGTCGTGACTAACCGTCTGATATGGTTATAACTGTAAGCGAGGAAGCCCCAGTGCGCAAGGGAGGGCGGCGCTATGCGTAAAACAGACCCGAAAGACTGGATTTGGGACGGTGGAAGACCGTCGATCGACCTGCTCAACACGCTGCGCGACCGCAAGCTCGTCCCGCGCGAGCTCCTGGTCGAGCCCAGCGATCTGGCGGAGTGGCTGGTGACGGCCGGGCTGGTTCAGGCGCCGCCGGAGGTCACTGCGCGTCACGTGACGCGTGCGCGCGCGCTGCGCGAGGCCATCGATCGGCTGGCGCTGGCGGTCCCGGACGGCCCCATCGACGCGGCCGACGTGGCCATGCTCAACGACGCGGCGAAGGTGCGCGCCTCGGCGCCGGAGCTGGCCGTCGGAAAAAATGGCCGCTTGGAGGTGCGCGCGCCGCGCGAGAGCGATCCGGTGGCCGTCGCGCTGGGCCGCATCGCGGCCGACGCCGTGGACCTGGTCACCTCGGAGGGGGCGACCTTCCGCGTCTGCGCATCCGACACGTGCGGACTACGCTTCGAGGATCGGTCGCCCGCGCGCAATCGCCAATGGTGCTCGATGAAGCGGTGCGGAAATCGCGAGAAGGCGAGGCAGCACTACCTCCGCCAAAAATAGGCGCTCAGCGCTGGCCGAGCTCTTTGCCCACGGCGGCCGCAAGCGCTTGCGCGGCCGAGAGCGGACGGACGAACACCGTCAGGTGGGTTACCAGGTCGGTGGACGGATCGACGGTGCCGAGGTCGATGCCTTCGAGCTCGAGGTCGCCCACCTTGGCGCGAAACACCAGCGCCGTGTCGGCGTCGCCGTGGAGCTCCCCGGTGTAGCGAAAATCTTCGAAGACGCGGATGACGGCGCGCAGCACCGCGCCCACCGCGGCGCGGCCGACATAGGGGTGGAAGCGCACGGGGCTATGAAACACGATGTCCGGTGCCAAGGACTGCTCGAGGGCTTCCACATCGCGGGCTTCGACGGCTTTGCGAAATCGATTCATGAATGCATGTCTCCAAGGCTCGTACGGTGTTTCGTTCGGTTCATCCGCCGCCCATCGGCAAGGTGCCGAAGCCGGCGATCGCGTGGCCGCCGTCGACGGGAATGACGGCGCCATGGATGTACGCGGCCGCGGGGCTCACCAGGAAGAGCACCACCTCGGCCAGCTCGGCGCAGGTCGTAAAGCGCTTCAGCGGCACCGTCTCCGCCCCCTTCTTTCGACTCTCCTCGGAGCCGCCGGAGAGGCGCCGCATGCCCTCCGTGTCCTCGACCCCGCCGGGCGCGATGGCGTTGACCCGAACGCCGGCCGGGCCCCACTCGAGGGCGAGCACGCGGGTGAGCATTTCGACCCCGGCCTTGGCCGAGCAAGCATGGACTTGCGCCAGGGTCGGCACGCTGCCTTGCGTGGCCGAGATGGAGAGCACGTTCGCGCCCGGCTTGCGAAGGTGCTCGAAGGCCGCGCGGCACGCGTTGAACGTCCCGAGCAGGTCGATGTCGACGACCGCCTTGAACCCGTTGGCGGAGATGCCCACGGCGGGGGCGGGAAAATTGCCCGCGGCGCCGTTGATGAGGATATCGATCGGCCCGTGCTTCTCGACGCTCGTTCGAATGGCCGCGTCGAGCGCCGCGTAGTCGCGCACGTCGGCGGTGAGCGCCAAGACGTCGGGGCCGAATTTTCGGACCTCGTCGGCGGCGCGCTGCGCCTTCTCCGGGTTGCGGCCCAAAATGGTGACGCGCGCGCCCGCTTGGGCGAAGCGGCACGCGATGCCGAGGTTGATCCCGCTGGTGCCGCCCGTAATGAAGGCCGACTTGCCTGCCAGGAGCCCGTCGCGCAACACGGATGGATTGGAGGTCGTCATGATGGTTTACCTTTCTGATCGCTCGCCGCTCCTCGAGGGTCGCGGTACGAAGTGGCTTATCATTTCCAGTCGGTCACGGTACGAAGTGGCTTATCGACGTGGGGACGGTCGCGGTACGAAGTAGCTCATCGCTCTCGGGCGGATGCGGTGTCGAGGCTCCTGGCCCCGAAGCCGCGCGAACGCGTCGCGGACGGCGGCGCGGAGCGCGTGGCGCTCCGTGAAGAGCGCCGAGATATGCCCGGCGTTCACCCAGCGAAGCTCGCTCGATGCCCAATGCGCATGCAAGGCGAGCGTCTCGGTGCGCGGAACGTACCCATCGCGGCGGCAGGCCAAGAGAATGGCGCTGCGCGCGTGCAGGGGCGCCGGAAAGTGCGTGAGGCGCGCGCGATCGAAGAGGGACGCGAGGCGACGCCGCGCGGCCTCCGCCCCGGCCGCAGAGCCTCCGAGATCGGTGAAGTCGATGGAGTGCGCGAGCAGCCCGCGCGTGAACACCGGCGCGGGGGACGCGCCCGCGGCGAGCGCCGCCACCGCCAGCGGCTCGCGCGTCAACGAGGCCGCGAGCCCGGCCATGAAGCCGCCCATGCTGTAGCCGGTGACGCCGATTTGCTCGTAGCCACCTTCGCGCAAGGTCGCGAGCAGCGACCGCGCCTCGTCCACGATGGCGAGGTTCATGAGCACGTGCTCGGCGACCGTGCCCAAGCTCGCCCCGCGCTGGCCCGGCGGCCGCCGCAATCCATAATAAGGATTCTCGAGCAGGTACAAATCGATCCCCTCGCGCGCCAGCGGCCCGAAGATGCCTTGGCGCAGCGCGAACCCCTCCTCGCGCGATCCCGCCAGCACCACGCACGCGGTGCGCGGTCCCCCGCGCGGCCTCGCCGATCGCAACCGCTGCACGTGCCCCGCGCGCACCGGCTCCGGCAGCGCCGTGTTGGGTGAGACGAATCGCCCCGCGGTGCGCTCCACGCCCCGCGCGACGTGCGGGCGATCCCAGGCGATGGCCACCGCCGCCGGGGAGGACTGAAACGGCTCCGTGTCGAGGACGCTCGCGAGCACCCGCTCGTCCCCCCAGCCGTTCACGAACAGGCGCGAGCGGCCGTTCAAGTAACCGATCAGCCGGTCCAACGGGTGCCACGGACCAAATAGAGAGATGACGTTGTCATCCACCGAAATGTCCGGTAAATTGCTTGTGTCACCGAACGACATGCTCCTCATTCTAGCGATCCAGTAGACACTGTCAACAGGCCGTCATGACCCAACGATCCAAACGCCGCACCGTCACGTCCAGCGCCACCTCCAGCGACCCCAGCTCCGAGGGCACCCGCGCCGCCCTCCTTCGCGCGGCCATCGCCATCGCCGAGGAAGACGGCGTCGGCGCCATCGGCTTGCGCGAGGCGGCCCGGCGCGCGGGGCTCACCCACGGCGCACCGTATCGCCACTTCGAGAGCCGCGAGGCGCTGGTGGTGGCGGTGGCCGAAGACGGATTTCGCGCGCTCCTCACCATGTGCATCGACGCGCAGACGGCGGCCGGGAGCGATCCGCTCGCGCGCTTTCAGGCGCTCGGCGTCACGTACATCACCTTTGCGCTCGCGCGCCCCGGTCAGTTTCGGGTGATGTTCGGGGCGGAGGCGGCCGCGCAGGGGGACTCCGTTCGTTCGGCGGAGGCGGCGGTCTTTTCACTGGCCGTCAACGCGATCGCCAGCGCGCAGCGCGAGGGCCTGGTCGACGATGGCGACCCGCAAGAGCTCGCGATGCTGGCGTGGTCCTCCGCCCACGGCCTCGCCGTTCTGATCCACGATGGCCTCGCCCAATGGGTCGGCTTCGATACCGCGTCGCCCGAGCGGCTCGCGCGCCGGTTCACCGCGCGCCTATTCGAAGGATTGCGAACGCGCAAGGGCAACGTAGGGGAGGAGCGCAAATTCGAAGCTCCGCCCATCCGAAAACGTGCATGAGTCTTCACCCTCGCGACACGTAGTCTCTTTAGCACCGAGTGCGCCTTCGAAACGCTGCCCTCGCGGCCCACGTACACCTGAAAAAGGAGCCTCTCATGAGACGAAACACCCTTCGCGCCACATGTGTCGCTGCAGTTCTCGGGTCCCTCTCCGCATGCACCGCCAATACCGACGAGAGCATCGGCTCCACGAGCGCAGAGCTCTCCGCCCAGAGTGCCGCCGATCGCGCCGATCTGGCGTTGCATTGGGCACCCATTCATTATCAAGACGTCGATCAAACGGGGGGCCATGCGCTCGGTGGTGCGGCCGACTACATCACCCGCTACGACTTCGATGGCGATCTAGATGGGCGCAACAATTGGGACCACGCTGGAAGTGCCAATTACCCGCTGGCCGCTCACGCTTATTTCTCGGTGGCGGAGACGAGCACCCACTGGTTCATCGTGTACATGTTCTTTCATCCTCGCGACTGGTCGGATTCTTTCTTCGACACCGAGCACGAGAACGACTCCGAAGGTTTGCTGATCACGGTGGCGCGCGATGGCTCGACGTATGGTGCGTTGAAGTCCGCGGTTACCGTCGCCCACAAAGACTTCTTCTCCTTCGTTCCCGCCGGGGGCGATTGGTCGTCAGGGGCCGAGAACGTGGATGGCACACTCTCGCTCGCGAGCTACGGCGGAAGCCTGCACCCCGTTACGGCGCAAGAGGCCAAAGGCCACGGTTTGAAAGCGCGACCGTATTACGACATCGTGGGTGACGGTGTCGTGTACTACCCGTCTCTCACCAACGCCGAGGTCCCCTCGGGACCGGACGATCGGAACGTCCTCTACAAACTCGTCGATATTTTCGAGAACAACGGTTTGTGGGCCAATCGCAACAACGCATCGCTCTTCGCCAGCTATGGGTCATTTGCGGGCGATAAGAGCGGCGGTTGCGGCGCTGGATCCATCGGGTGCGACACGAATGCCGCAAACACTCCATGGTCGTGGGATGATGGCAACGACGCGCCGCCCGGTGGCGCCCTCGCCACGGATCCGGCAGGGTTGGTGAGGAACTATTTCAAGATTCCGGAAGCGGTCAGCACGACGTACACGTTCAATCCGTATCGTTGAAAGCCCTCTAGGGTAAGATGCGCCCCATGGCCGGTTCCTGGGGTCGTTGCGGTCTTTGTCATGCGATGAAGAACGTCGCGTACAACTCCGTCGTGGACGTCGACATCTGCTCGGCGTGCTACCGGCGCGAGCTGCAGCCGCGCGAGCCCTGCTCCCGATGCGGGACGGTCGCCCCCATGCGCGCCCGTCCCGACGGGGTGAATGGCTATTGCAACCGCTGCTACCTTCGCGAGCTCCACATCGGCCGCTGCTCCGTGTGCCGCGTGCGGAAACCGATCGCGATCCGGGACCGCGGACATCCCGTGTGCCCCGGCTGCTACCGAAGGCAGTTTGCGAGCCGCGAAGCGTGCGTGGTGTGCACCAACGTGTCCCATGTCGCGGCCCGCACGGAGCGCGGTGGCGCCATCTGCCCTTATTGTTATGGCGATCGCTACCGGCCTCGTGAGCGCTGCTCGCGTTGCGGTGAGATGGATGTCGTTCAAACCAGGAATCGCCAGGGCAATCCCATTTGCGCGACGTGTTATCGCAAGACCATGCAGATCGCGCGCTGCACCCATTGCGCGCGCATTTCGCGGGTGATGACGCGGACCCGAAGCGGCAAACCCGTATGCGCAACGTGTTATGGGCGCCATCACGCACCGCGTGAAACCTGCGCGATATGCGGTGAGTTCGAGAAGGTCAAACGGCGCCTGACCAGCGGCCGCGCGGCGTGCAACCGCTGCTACCAGCGCGAGCTGAAACCGCGTCCCAAGTGCATGCTCTGCGGACAATACCGTCTTGCGGCAAAGCACATTGGCGGCCAGCCCATCTGCGGTTCGTGCTTGCGCCGAAAAGGCGTGGGGCAACGCATGCTCACCGCCCGTTGAGTGGCACCGTCGCGCACGCCGACTTAGTATGCGCGCGCGTTCTCCAAAGGAGGAACACCATGGTCCGTTTTCGAGGGCACCTGGCGGCGACCAGCGCCGCGTTGCTGCTTCTTCTTCCATTCGTCTTGGACTGCGGGGAGGAGAGTCTCCAGGGCGATCGCGACATCGATCCGTCTGCTTCCACCCGCTCGCCAATCTCAGAAAATGCGCGCGCCGCGCAAACTTCGCAGGACTCGCAGGACTCGCAGGACTCGCGAGCCGCGGAGCTCGGCGCGGACCGCGTGCCGCGCGAGGTGCGGCAAATGCTGCGCGAGATGAACGAGGACAACGTCGAGCGCACCATACGCAAGCTGGTGTCGTTCGGCACCCGAAACACCTTGTCGGTTCAAGACAATCCAACGCGCGGCGTGGGGGCGGCGCGCGACTGGCTCAAGTCGCAGCTCGATGCCATTGCGGCCACATCCGGCGGACGCATGACCGTCGAGCTCCAGAGCTACCTCCAGCCGCCCGCACCGCGCGTGCCGGTGCCGACCGTGATCACCAATGTCGTCGCCACCTTGCGCGGCGTCCAACCGCAATCGCAGGGCCGAACGTATGTCGTGAGCGGCCACTACGATTCACGCGCCTCCGACGTGCTCGATGCGACCATCGACGCACCCGGCGCGAACGACGATGCCTCGGGGGTCGCCGCCGTGCTGGAGATGGCGCGGGTCATGGCCACGCGCACCTTCGACGCCACCATCGTCTTCATGGCGGTGGCCGGCGAAGAGCAGGGGCTCCTCGGCGCCAACCACTTTGCCACCACGGCCAAGGCGGCCGGGCGCGACATCGCGGCGATGTTCACCAACGACATCGTCGGCAGCTCGCGGGCCGACAACGGCGCGCGCCATCCGCGCGAGGTGCGCCTCTTCGCCGAGGGCGTGCCCACCGCCGAGACGCCGGCCGAGGCCAACACCCGCCGCTCCGTCGGCGGCGAGAACGACTCTCCGGCGCGCCAGCTCGCGCGCTTCATCAAAGACGCCAGCGAGAACAGCGCCACCGGGATGCGGATCAACGTCATCTACCGGCGCGATCGGTATTTGCGCGGCGGCGACCATATCCCATTTTTGGAGCAGGGATACGCGGCCGTGCGCTTCACCGAGCCCAACGAAAATTACGCGCACCAACACCAAACCGTGCGCGTGGAGAACGGCGTGCAGTTCGGCGATCTGCCCGAGTTCGTCGACTTCGCGTACACCACCCGGGTCGCGCGGGTGAACGCCGCCGCCTTGGCCGCGCTGGCGCGGGCGCCGGCCTCGCCCAAGAACACCCGCATCATCACCGCGCAACTGACGAACGATACGTCGCTGGCGTGGGACGCGAACGTCGAGCCGGATCTCGCGGGCTACGAGATCGTCTTCCGGGACACGACCGAGGCGTTCTGGACGGACAGCATCCCGGTCGGCAATGTCACCTCGTTCACCGTGAAGAACATGTCCAAGGACAATGTCTTCTTTGGCGTGCGGGCGGTGGACCGCGAAGGGCACCGCAGCCCGGTCAGCTTTCCGCGCCCGTCGGCCCAATGAAGCGCATCGCGAGCGCCTCTTCGTCGCCATCCAACACCAACCTTCCACCGAGAACGAGATATACGATGGACCGCTTTCCAGGGCACCTTGCGGCCGGCAGCGCCGCGTTGTTGTTGCTCCTCCCGTTCGTTTTGGACTGCGGGGAGGAGAGTCTGAAAGACAATCGCGGCGCCGAGCCGTCGAGCCTTGCATCCACGACTGTCTCCAGCTCCAGCACGACCGCGACCTCGTCCTCGGAGCTGGGCGCGGGGCGCGTTCGAGACGACGTGCGCCGCATGCTCCGCGAGATGGACGAGGACAACGTCGAGCACACGATTCGAAAATTGGTCTCGTTCGGAACGCGCAATACCCTGTCCGCGCAGGACAACCCCACGCGCGGCGTGGGGGCGGCGCGCGACTGGCTCAAGGCGCAATTCGACGCGATCGCCGCCACGTCGGGCGGGCGTATGAACGTGGAGCTTCTGAGCTACGTTCAGCCGCCGGCCTCGCGCATCCCGGTCCCCACCACCATCACCGACGTGGTCGCCACCTTGCGCGGCACCCAAGCCGAGTCGCAGGGCCGAACCTATGTCGTGAGCGGCCACTACGACTCCATGTGCACCGATCCCACCAACGCCACCTGCGACGCGCCCGGCGCCGACGACGACGCCTCGGGGGTCGCCGCCGTGCTGGAAATGGCGCGGGTCATGGCCACGCGCACCTTCGACGCCACCATCGTCTTCATGGCGGTGGCCGGCGAAGAGCAGGGGCTCTACGGGTCGAATTTCTTCGCCACCACGGCCAAGGCGGCCGGCCGCGACATCGCCGGGATGTTCACGAACGACATCGTCGGCAGCTCGCGGGCCGACAACGGCGAGCGCGATCCGCGCGTGGTCCGCGTCTTCGCGGAGGGGGTGCCCACCGCCGAGACCCCGGCCGAGGCCAACGTCCGCCGCTCGGTGGGCGGCGAGAACGACTCCCCGTCGCGCCAGCTCGCGCGCTTCATCAAAGAGGCCGGCGAGAACAGCGCCACCGGCATGCGCGTCCATATCATGTACCGGCGTGATCGGTATTTGCGCGGCGGCGACCATATCCCCTTTTTGCAACAGGGATATGCGGCCGTTCGCTTCACCGAGCCGCACGAGGATTATGCGCACCAACACCAGAACGTGCGCGTCGAAGACGGCAAGCAGTTCGGCGACCTGCCCGAGTTCGTCGACTTCGCCTACACCACCCGGGTCGCGCGGGTGAACGCGGCCGCCCTCACCGCGCTGGCGCGCGCGCCGGCCGCGCCGAAGGGCGTGCAGATCGTGACCGC contains these protein-coding regions:
- a CDS encoding LytTR family DNA-binding domain-containing protein, with product MSLPLRTLVVEDEWPARNYLVELLQRTSQVDIVAAVATLDEATQALDNACLGIDSVFVDIMLTGTMGDTSGLRWIKEVSGRHPLLFVLATALPDHALHAFDLGVADYLLKPFTAPRVIQCVERLIAKRRPAPEVAPFPRRIVARDGSTLVFVPLEEILAFEASSRLCFAHCAGGRFSVDLSLSALETTFEGTFLRVHRNWLIQPAFVRRYDKEMAELSVQLGERACLVPVSRDRAQAVKDALFANAVGVRRGGT
- a CDS encoding histidine kinase, which translates into the protein MAKPKSILLGLLAALSVLYVRDLTRAAFGVPNALPTLADFLIGSIWLSGEMVVLTVAFNQSMRRGHGPKRAALIGLLVAGAMSAMGDAIYVAIRHRFPSWGLLPPDAGEPDTAMYSFVTGFVDSGLVLALWTLAFLYPTALREAFERASEARHLRREMELYRLRTTLEPHFVLNTLNAISGVMTEEPETARQLVGDLGTLLRDLVRKSDDRERTLGEELEWLERYTAILETRHPGRLAFEWDVDPALRAHRVPALVLQPLVENAVQHGALRRRSNGRIRLSARSEKEQLVVTIEDNGPGLPSEAPRDGARGLEMVRRRLALESPDATLQLESTHGGTRATLTFA
- a CDS encoding MYXO-CTERM sorting domain-containing protein, which produces MSLRTWTPLASAAAFALAFLHLEASARATSCVEDRDCPSATPACNAGLCAECTPTNTARCTARSPRCLMPFGICGCESSEQCGPGLLCTRPAPASGSPPYCTGGCTGTGQGTCPSGYQCNAQGQCDLRCVPLTPNQCPFAPRNICPVLPLITCVECVTNGDCAGKTGAEVCDFANDCVQCERDTDCTRAPASPHGPRCIGSGKQRSCGCNADTDCGPGRICDETVQACIEGCRLPDGGKCPPGTQCRMADAGGERCVAIPDAGPPPDSGPRRDAGGSSGDGGSDGGRSDAGSRGDGDIAASLEGGGCSCTLSPAEDALPLGGLAALGGLLALFGRRRRVKETRGSA
- a CDS encoding alpha/beta hydrolase — encoded protein: MSQGEIAGEVANVNVNGSSLRLHYLRAGKGPLIVLLHGWPQTSHCWRHVIPELARTHTVVAPDLRGYGRTDKPATGYDKRTMAADIAQLVEKLGFEKVIVIGHDRGARVAHRWALDRPDQVERLVLMDILPTREVLRHIDFAVTTGYWHWWFHLQPDLPERLVGNDVAGYLGYFFEKWTYNRHGLPASAIEEYVRAFSAPGALRAGFSDYRASFPTDLNDDDASSAAGVRLKMPLLLLWGSESFLQKIPVLDIWSAYATDVRGQMVPECGHFLPEERPAEVLTQIRAFL
- a CDS encoding ABATE domain-containing protein, producing the protein MRKTDPKDWIWDGGRPSIDLLNTLRDRKLVPRELLVEPSDLAEWLVTAGLVQAPPEVTARHVTRARALREAIDRLALAVPDGPIDAADVAMLNDAAKVRASAPELAVGKNGRLEVRAPRESDPVAVALGRIAADAVDLVTSEGATFRVCASDTCGLRFEDRSPARNRQWCSMKRCGNREKARQHYLRQK
- a CDS encoding nuclear transport factor 2 family protein, producing MNRFRKAVEARDVEALEQSLAPDIVFHSPVRFHPYVGRAAVGAVLRAVIRVFEDFRYTGELHGDADTALVFRAKVGDLELEGIDLGTVDPSTDLVTHLTVFVRPLSAAQALAAAVGKELGQR
- a CDS encoding SDR family oxidoreductase, which encodes MTTSNPSVLRDGLLAGKSAFITGGTSGINLGIACRFAQAGARVTILGRNPEKAQRAADEVRKFGPDVLALTADVRDYAALDAAIRTSVEKHGPIDILINGAAGNFPAPAVGISANGFKAVVDIDLLGTFNACRAAFEHLRKPGANVLSISATQGSVPTLAQVHACSAKAGVEMLTRVLALEWGPAGVRVNAIAPGGVEDTEGMRRLSGGSEESRKKGAETVPLKRFTTCAELAEVVLFLVSPAAAYIHGAVIPVDGGHAIAGFGTLPMGGG
- a CDS encoding alpha/beta hydrolase family protein, whose amino-acid sequence is MSFGDTSNLPDISVDDNVISLFGPWHPLDRLIGYLNGRSRLFVNGWGDERVLASVLDTEPFQSSPAAVAIAWDRPHVARGVERTAGRFVSPNTALPEPVRAGHVQRLRSARPRGGPRTACVVLAGSREEGFALRQGIFGPLAREGIDLYLLENPYYGLRRPPGQRGASLGTVAEHVLMNLAIVDEARSLLATLREGGYEQIGVTGYSMGGFMAGLAASLTREPLAVAALAAGASPAPVFTRGLLAHSIDFTDLGGSAAGAEAARRRLASLFDRARLTHFPAPLHARSAILLACRRDGYVPRTETLALHAHWASSELRWVNAGHISALFTERHALRAAVRDAFARLRGQEPRHRIRPRAMSYFVPRPSPRR
- a CDS encoding TetR/AcrR family transcriptional regulator gives rise to the protein MTQRSKRRTVTSSATSSDPSSEGTRAALLRAAIAIAEEDGVGAIGLREAARRAGLTHGAPYRHFESREALVVAVAEDGFRALLTMCIDAQTAAGSDPLARFQALGVTYITFALARPGQFRVMFGAEAAAQGDSVRSAEAAVFSLAVNAIASAQREGLVDDGDPQELAMLAWSSAHGLAVLIHDGLAQWVGFDTASPERLARRFTARLFEGLRTRKGNVGEERKFEAPPIRKRA